GACTTGGGATTCCGGTGGTGCTGAAGTGGAACAACCGCCGCTTCCTGGGCGAGATCCTGGGGGCAGTAGGTGTGCCGCAGCAGGAGCAGCTCTCGGTGATGCTCACGCTCGATAAGCTGGCTAAGATCGGCAGCGGCGGGGTTCTGGGTGAACTGACGGACAAACAGCTAACCGCTCAGACGGTTACGCTGATCTCGGAGCTGCTGGAGCTGCCAGACCCGGGGTTCCGAGAACTGGTAGAACGGTATAAGCTGGACGGGCAGCCAGGCACGCTCGAAGTGCTTGCCTTGCAGCAGCTGGTGGATGCGGTTGGACTTGCGGATATGTGCGTCTTCGATCCTTTTTTGTCACGCGGGCTGTCATTCTATACAGGGACTGTATACGAAATCTTCGATGCCACAGGCGGCTACTCGTCCAGTCTGGGCGGCGGCGGGCGGTATGATGCCATCATCGGCAAGCTTGTCGGGCGTGAGGATATTGAATACCCTACCGTCGGGATCTCCTTCGGTATGGAGTCGATCATGGCACTGCTGGGCGAGCGCCCGGCAGATACGGCGGACCGTTCCGGCGTGCTGATCGTTCCGATCGGCGGATATATGGCACAGGCGCTGGCCGCCGCAGCTAGCCTGCGTTCCGCCGGTATCCGGACCACGGTGGACAGCGGCTTGCGCAAGCTCAAAAAAACGCTGGCCACAGCTTCAGCCAAGGGCATCCGCTACGTGATCATGATCGGAGAGAGCGAAGCTGCGGAGCTGAAGCTGCGGCTGAAGGATATGGAGCTGGGGAGCGAGGAACTGGTTACGGCGGTGGAGGCGGTTCAGTTGATTTCGATATGATTCTGGTGGGGCAGCCCAGGATGAGTTATATCTCTCCCCTGGGCTGCAGCGGTTAAACTCAGAAAAGTACGCATTGTTGTATTTTTTGCAGGAATACCAGCAGTTCAGCAACTGAGGAACATACATTGTTGTATTCTGTACAGGACTTCCTTAAGCATGATGTTGAGGAACGCACAATGTTGTACTTTGTGCAGGATGCTGATTAGTCGTACTCAAAAAATGCCGCCTCCTTACGCAAACTGTGCTTTACTCTATTATCACAGGTTCAATTCTCTTGAACAAAAACCTGGAGTCCGCCAGATACTCTCTAAGATAGGCCAGCGCATACGGCTGTTCCTCCCGTAAGCTGGGGAGTTCGTCCGGATTAGAGATGTGATGGCTATAGTTTCCGATCATGATCTTGACAAAGAAGCATTCCAGCTTCCGTTCATAATCAGGCTCCAGCGCACGGACGCTGCTATATCCTCGAATCAGGCTCCTGCGCTGCTCCGTGGAGAGCTCCAGCAGAGCAGCGGCCAGATCATGGAGGTAGAAGCCGTAGCCGCAGAGGCCGAAATCGATGGCACGCGGCTTGCCTTCAGCGAACACCACATTCCCGCCGTGCAGATCACCGTGGATCAGGCCATAGCTGCCGGGGTCCGGCGTCATAGCATCGAGTTCACCAAGGATTCTTATAGCAGCCGCCTGATAGAGCGCCCATGAAGCTTGTGACACCATAGCCGTATGATACTTCTCCAGCTTGTCCCATTCCTTGCGGAAGCTGTCCGCTCCCCAAGCCGGACGGGTGAACTCTGCTGAGGGAACAAACTGTTCACCCGCTTCATGCATCCCGGCCAGCATAACGCCTACAGCGTATAGCTGCTCATCCGGCAGATTGCCCGCTGAATGCTCCCCTTCGACCCAGCGCATCAGGGTGACATAGTTAAGCTGCTGCGCTTCACCGCCAGCTTCACTTCTAGTCTCCAGGATATAACTGCCGCTTGAATCGGGCAGCCCTTCGGGAACAATCAGGCCTGCTGTCTGACTGAGATGTCTGAGCCATTCCAGCTCCGACAGAATCTCCTCCCGGCTGCAGCGTTCGCCATGTATCCGCAGCAGCAGCTTCTGCTTGTTTTCCGTCTCAATCTTGAACGTGATACTATCGGATTCCTTGATATATTCAATTTTTGTCCAATCTAATTCGTATGCCTTGAGCGCCTGGAGTACTATATTCCTTGTTGCTGCTTCTATTTTCATCTGCCTGTCTCCTCCTATGAATGTCTACATTCATTATAGGGTCGGCGGTGGCGGCGGACATAGATAATAGACAGGTATAACCTGACTTTTGCACAAAAAGAAAAGGCTGCTCCAAAAGTCATGACGCGACTTTTTAGGACAGCCCTCTTCGTTAAGGGTGGATCAGCATGAGTGGATGAGTGCTTGTATGCTTGTGTGGACGCTGCGATTGTATTTTCTGCAATAGATTATGATTTAATCGGTCTAAAAACTCATTCTGCTGTATTTCATACAATAGATTTCTGCATATATGCTCCAAAAGGCCGCCTGTGCAAAATTCTACTGTACAGAGTGCAGTAGATGCTATTTTTCGAGGGGGATTAGAGGTATCTAGTGTACATAATGCAATCGAAGCCAGCCTAGGCTGAATCTCACAAGCAGAAATGGCTACGTTACGCGCCCTTAGACCTCTACCCTCTCTGCTTGCTTCCATACACAATCTTCTTGATGCTGTCGCCCGACAGGCAGAATTGCTCCGCCAGTTCGGTTACGCTCAGACCGCTGGCATAATGCTCACGAATGGACTGGTTCCGGGCGCTTAAGTAAGATCTGCCGCCTGAATTCTCCCCCCACCGCTTGCGCTGTCCCTCAGGCTTCGGGATATAGAGCATCCCGCCCTGCATATATTTCTGAATCTCCTGCAGCAGCTGCTGCGGTAATACCAGGTCTGCATTTACATATTTCATATAGCTCCGCTCCTCTTAAGTTATTCAACTTATCAAGGCAGCAAAGTCTATAGCACAGAACCTTATCCGGCCAAACGTTACAGCGGAGAATGGCTGTCCGCTCTACACAATAACCGCTGTCTGTTGATCCATAGACTTTGCGTAGAGCTGAGCATTAATCTTGTCATGATGCGTCCTCCTTCCAGTATCTAACATAGCTTAGATTGACTATAGCATACCAGTATCGGTCTTTCAAAAAAAAGGGACCCCGCCAGCGTCCGGCGGGGTCAAAAGTTATATTAAAGGGGGGTATGTGAGTACTATACCCCCTCAAGCTTAAAAACAGATGAAGCCCAGGTAAAGATCTGCTGAAACGAGCTTAGATTATAAATTTCTCTACCAGCTGTTGCATCTCCTTAGCACTCTGCGTATTCTCGTCGGCCATTGTGGCTTCATGGAAGGTCTTCTCCACAATGTCCGCCGTCTTCTCGGCGATATCCTGCACCCCGATAGCCCCCTCGTTCACGGTAGCTGCCACTTCGTTGACGGCGATGGCGATGCTGGAGACGGTCTCGTTCAGATGATCGGCCGCTTCCTCGAACTGGTTCATCAGCCCGTTAATCGTGGAAGCATCCTCATTATACTGCTGGCTGACCTCGGTCAGGCGCTCATAATCTCCCAGCACATTGCGGTCGATGAAGCTCAGTACGGCCTCGGAATGCCGGGTCATCTGCTCCACGGAGGCATAGACATTTTTGACCACCTCTTGAATGCCTGACGCCGTCTCGGAGGACTTCTCCGCGAGCTTGCGGATCTCCCCGGCTACTACGGCGAAGCCCCGGCCCGCCTCGCCTGCCCGCGCGGCTTCAATCGCCGCATTCAGCGCCAGAAGGTTGGTCTGGCTTGTAATGGAGAGGATCGTATCGGCCAATATATTGATCTCGTGAATCGCTCCTGATTGCTCAATAGCCTGCTGCATCTCACTGCGGACCGAGCTGTAGATCTGCTTAGCGTTCTCTGTGGACGTCACTGCATCATGCTGAAGCTCCAGGGCCCGCTGCGTAATCTGGCCCGATACATCCGCGCCTTCTTTTACCTTAGCGCTGATCATTCTGACGTTGTTCAGGGTCTCGTGGATGGCTGCCGTCATCTCCTCGGTAGAAGCCGCCGTCTCCTCCATCCCTGCGGACAGCTCTTCTGTCGTGGCTGAATTATCATGCGCATTCTCTCTGACCTCGTTCGACAGCTTCTCCAGCGTCTCGGCATTGTCCAGCACCTTGGAGGAGATCGCAATCAGACTGCCCGCCATCTCACGCAGCGCCGCACGGGTACGGAACATAGCCTTGGCGATGGTTCCTGTCTCGTCTTTACTTTTAGTCAAATATTCATATTGATGATCATACTTGAGATCCAGCTCTGCCGTGCGGTTCACCAGCTCCGTGAGCTTGATGATCGGCGAGGAGATCCGGGTTGCCACCGTAGTCCCGATCAGCAGAGTGAGCAGCAGGCTCCCGAGACCCAGCAGCAGAATGAAGTTCGTCATCTCGCTTACCGGCTGCAGCACCTCGTCCACATCTCCGGTCAGCACCAAGGTCCATTTCGTCTCCGGGAGCACGGTGAAGGCGGCTTTTTTCTTGGCCCCCTCGAAGGTGTATTCCACAGTGCCATCCGCAACCGTCTCCCCCGCCTTCACCCGCTCGACCACGGCTTGAATGGATTTGTTCTCCACCGGTGAACCGATCTTCTTCTCGTCGGGATGGTACAGCGTATTTCCCGTTTCATCCACCAGGTAGGCATAAGATGAAGGGGCACCCGCCACCTTGGCATCAGCCAGATAGGTCACCAGACTGTCCGCCCTGACCGCCGAAGCGACGAACCCGATCATCTGCTCTCCGCTCTTGACCGGATGGACAAAAGCCAGAATATAAGCCCCTGTTGACTTGGATTTCAGCGTCTCGCTGATTACAGGTTTGCCGGTCTTCAAGACATTCTTCGTATAATTTCTGTCGCTGAAGTTGGCGCCGACCAGCTTGGTATCGCTATCCGCAACCGCCGTTCCCTTCAAATCAACCACAAACATATGCTCCAGGTTGCCTGCATCCTTCACCAGACCCTGAAGCTTCACATTCACTTGATTCTGCAGGGGATTTCCCGCGCTTAATCCGGTATTTCCTGCCTGCGTCAAAAGCTGCACAATCTCGTTATCCCCGGCTACCAACTGCATACTCCGCTTCTCTTTATCAATCATGGCAGCAATGGTCTGCGCTTTATTGGTGTTCGCCTGTTCCATGGAAGATTCGGTCAGATTCATGATGGTGCCTGTAGATTTGGTATACGTAAAAATCCCCATTAATGCTGTAGAAATAAGTGTAACGACAATCATCATAACCGATAGCTTCATTCGAATCTTCATGATCTTCTACTTCCTTCCGCCCTTTTCTAATGCACTAGCTTCTAATCAGCCAAAATGCTAACTTTATTACAATAATTATCGGATTTTCCTCAAAAATTATGAATATTCTTTGTAGTATTTTCAGAAATATTATCGTTTTTTGTCGAATCGTAACCTATTATATTTATCTTCGTGAAAACACATTGTATTCGGTTTCTGTGAAGATACGTCTGGCACAACCTGTGATAAACACACGGCCATAGTGACACATATAGTCCAATTGTGATCGGTTTTTCATCCATCTGGCTCAAATGCCTTCGCGGCCAACTGGTGCCTGCTTATCCACGACAGGCGCAAATCATAATTTACCAAATAGCAAAGAACCGCCCTCCTCAACAACCGCATACAGCGGTTGATTTAGGAGAAGCGGGTTCGCATTCCGCATATGAAGCTGGTGTTCTACTACATGCCCGGGCTGTCCGGCGAAGCTGAGGCACCAGTCGGCACTGCTACCGGCCTGACTTGCTGCTGCCGCCGTCTCACTCTGCTACGGATGAACATACCCGAGCAGGCAGCCAGAATCTGCTGGAACAGCATTCCGGAGATTACGGGCAGCGCCACGGCTGGCGGGAAGTAGCGCACAGCCAATACTGCGCCTGCACTGAGATTACGCATGCCGGAGTTGAACTGCACGGCCACGGAGCTCTCATGATCATAATGCAGGCGGTGCGAGACGAATGCTCCAATAACGTAGCCAAGCGCGACCGTAACGAAGGTAACAGCGATAATCAGCACGAGCTTGCCGTCCGGATGCTTCAGATACCGGGCAATGCTTGCCCCGTTGATCGAGACCACGGTGAACAAGCCCACCTTGACAAACGGGGCCAGCGGCGGACCGCAGGCCGTGCTGATCTTGCCTTTGCTGAATTGATTCAGCAGCATTCCCGCTACGGATGGCAACACCACCATCCAGAGCAGACCCCGCATCATCTCACCGGCATCCATCTGTACGCTTGCGCCCATCAGCACATATAGGGTAGCGGGTACAATCAACGGCGATAACAACGTATCGATCAGAATCAGCGCCAGCGTAAGCGCGATATTCCCGCCATGCATGGATACCCAGACTACACTGACCACCCCGGTTGGAATCGCGAACAGCAGCACATACCCTGTAACCGTATAAGGATCGCCCGGGAAAAACAGCATCGCGGCCAGCCAGCCGATCAGCGGCATTACCACATGCAGGATCACCAGCAGAAGAATCAGCTTCTGCGGCTTGACCAGCACGGCAAGCAGATCCCGAAAATTGGATTTCAGACTGCCAATCAGCGTCATACCCGCAAAAATCCATGGCACCAGCCAGGTTAACGGAAGCAGCAAACTCTCGTTAAGCACACCGACCACAATGGCTGCGGGTGTAAGCAGCGGCATGATCCGCTCCAGTACACGGTTGGATGATACTAATCCGCGTCTTACTGCACCAAGCATGTATCTCATCCCTCCATGTATTCTATGCCATCATACGCCGCTGCACTGACTATCTCTGCTGCAAGGTCCGTTAACGGAGCTATACTCCTTGCGGGAACAAGGCGTCCAGCGCCGGGCAAGGCCGTTTCTCCAGATAGTCCGACAACGGTGCCGGCATATTACTGTACAAGTCCTTAAGCGAAGTTCCGTTATAGATATTGCCGATAATGACCGGGTGGCACAGCTCGGAGATCAGAATGTCGCCGTTGCCGTGCAGATGAAGCTGCTTCATGCCTTCAATACAATGCGGGAAGTAGACGCCCGGCTGCTCCTCGAAGCCCATTGCGTCCATGAACCGGTCCATACAGGTGAAGTAGAGAGTGGTGTCCTCCGGCTTCCGCGCAATCAGTTCATTGACGGCATTCTTCAGCTGCTCGCGGGCGGCAATCGCCTTCCAGCCGGTATGTCCCATGATAATACTATTCTGGATTTCATGCGTTCTTACGCCCATGGAGTAGACATGCTCGCTGATTTCCTGCATATGATCCTGAGTCTCATTGAACAGCAGTGTCTCCAGCACGACATTCACGTTTGTTTTGGCAAACATAGTGATGTTCTCTCTGATTTTGTGATAGACACTAGGATGAATATTATAATACCGCGAGAAGCCTTCAGCCGTGGTGAAATTAAAAGAAATATGAATTGTCGTCAGACCTGCGTCCACCAGTTGCCCGATCCGCTGCTCATTCAGCAGACTGCCGTTCGAGTTGAGCTGGGTCTGAATCCCCCGGGAAGTGCAGTATGCCACAATCTCCACGCAATCCTGAAACTTCAGCGTAACCTCTCCGCCCGACAGGCGCACACGCCTCAGATTAGGCAGCTCCTCCAGAATGCGGATGACCTCCTTACCGTCAAGGGTCTGGCCGTCATTTCTATTGTAAGCGCAGCAGTAATCACAGCGGAAATTGCAGTTCGAGGTCACGCCGACTTCCAGCCCTTCCAGCTCGTAAGTCATCGGCTTATCCAGTTCCAGTGCTTTATATTTCGTACTCATATTCTATAGTCCTCCTTGGATATGCAAACATTCGCAATAAAGTTAACTATAGAATTATACAGGTTAGCCCGGAAGGTTAATGTGACATTTGATATTTGATCTTTGCAAAAAGACTGCTGCACGGTTATAGGTTCACCGTACAGCAGTCTTCATTAAGATAGATTAACCTGCTACAGCTCGATAGCTTCTCCCATCCGGTTCAGCACCGGCTGGCCGATGATCCCCAGACGCCAGACCGCAATTCCCTTAAGGCCATAACGCTTAGCCAGGCCGATCTTGGCATTGACGGAGGCTTCGTTCTCACTGTAGACCGATATCCCGAGAATCAGCTTCTCCTTGCTGACCTGATCAAGTGCCAGCCGGATGCTCTCATCGACCTTATTCATCGGCTCCGGCCCGGTCTCCCCTTCGTAGGCATACGCCATAATGACCAGATCGTCCGCAAGTGTCCCCAGCGTCTTGTAATCATACCCCTTGTAGGAGCTGTTCAGCGGATGCAGAATGACGGTCAGCTTGAGGCTGGCGGCACGGGCGGCTGTGGAGAGATTTTTGACAAAAGCGTTATATTGGCTCTGCACCAGCGCCTTATCCCCCGTCAGCCCCAATCCTTCCAGATCCAGTCCGATGCCCTTGAAGCCCTTCTGCGAGGCTAAATCAACGATACTGGCAATCGTCTGCTGCTGAAGCTGCGCGTCCTCCAGATTCTTGCTCAGCTCCAGTGACGAGTCACTGGAATAGATCATCAGGTAGGGAGCGGTCCCTCCCGCCGCAGCATTCTGCACAATCGACTCCGGCGTAACCTCGCCTGCCGCCTCCGGCCACCAGAAATCCTTGCCGGTGGTGGTGAACTGGCCGTTCTTGTCAATCCGCGCCCAGCCAAAAGCAACCGCATCGAAGCTTGGAATGAGCGAGACCTCACTGTAGGCCTTCTGTGCGTAGAAGCCCAAGGTATACATGTCCCGCTTCGGGGAGGTAATGGATACGGTCTTGGACGCCTGATCCCAGGAGGCAGCCGCCCCGAACTGCTGGCTGAAGAATTTGAGCGGAAGCATCGTCGTCCCGCGGATATCCTGCGGCGCTACCGCAAGCTTCACTCCGGTCCCGTTCACGACAGCATTTTTGCTGCCGAGAGTCAGGACCACAACGGTTGGAGCACTGCCAGCTGCGTCCTTCCGGGTGGCTGTGATTTTGCGGGCCTTCTGATTCCATTCCACCTGAATTCCCAATGCTTCAGAGATGGCGCGGAAGGGCACCATAGTCGTCCCGTTCATCATGACCGGCTCTACCGGGAACGGCAGCGGATAACCGTCCAACATGATACTGACACCCGCAGGCGCAGCATGGACCTCACTTGCCGGAAGTGCCGAGAGGCTGCCGAGTGAGATCGTTACGCATAATACTATTTTGGCCAGATGCTTCATATAAGT
The sequence above is a segment of the Paenibacillus sp. FSL R7-0204 genome. Coding sequences within it:
- a CDS encoding histidine--tRNA ligase; its protein translation is MQNIKGTYDYFGREQAIRQKVRTTLQELFELYGFESMDTTMLNELELLTSKYAGGDEILREMYQLADQGGRRLGLRYDLTIPFAKVIALNPGIEFPYRRYEIGKVFRDGPVKKGRLREFLQCDADVVGIAGPQAEAELMQLAAEVFRRLGIPVVLKWNNRRFLGEILGAVGVPQQEQLSVMLTLDKLAKIGSGGVLGELTDKQLTAQTVTLISELLELPDPGFRELVERYKLDGQPGTLEVLALQQLVDAVGLADMCVFDPFLSRGLSFYTGTVYEIFDATGGYSSSLGGGGRYDAIIGKLVGREDIEYPTVGISFGMESIMALLGERPADTADRSGVLIVPIGGYMAQALAAAASLRSAGIRTTVDSGLRKLKKTLATASAKGIRYVIMIGESEAAELKLRLKDMELGSEELVTAVEAVQLISI
- a CDS encoding phosphotransferase enzyme family protein; amino-acid sequence: MKIEAATRNIVLQALKAYELDWTKIEYIKESDSITFKIETENKQKLLLRIHGERCSREEILSELEWLRHLSQTAGLIVPEGLPDSSGSYILETRSEAGGEAQQLNYVTLMRWVEGEHSAGNLPDEQLYAVGVMLAGMHEAGEQFVPSAEFTRPAWGADSFRKEWDKLEKYHTAMVSQASWALYQAAAIRILGELDAMTPDPGSYGLIHGDLHGGNVVFAEGKPRAIDFGLCGYGFYLHDLAAALLELSTEQRRSLIRGYSSVRALEPDYERKLECFFVKIMIGNYSHHISNPDELPSLREEQPYALAYLREYLADSRFLFKRIEPVIIE
- a CDS encoding CD3324 family protein, with product MKYVNADLVLPQQLLQEIQKYMQGGMLYIPKPEGQRKRWGENSGGRSYLSARNQSIREHYASGLSVTELAEQFCLSGDSIKKIVYGSKQRG
- a CDS encoding methyl-accepting chemotaxis protein — encoded protein: MKIRMKLSVMMIVVTLISTALMGIFTYTKSTGTIMNLTESSMEQANTNKAQTIAAMIDKEKRSMQLVAGDNEIVQLLTQAGNTGLSAGNPLQNQVNVKLQGLVKDAGNLEHMFVVDLKGTAVADSDTKLVGANFSDRNYTKNVLKTGKPVISETLKSKSTGAYILAFVHPVKSGEQMIGFVASAVRADSLVTYLADAKVAGAPSSYAYLVDETGNTLYHPDEKKIGSPVENKSIQAVVERVKAGETVADGTVEYTFEGAKKKAAFTVLPETKWTLVLTGDVDEVLQPVSEMTNFILLLGLGSLLLTLLIGTTVATRISSPIIKLTELVNRTAELDLKYDHQYEYLTKSKDETGTIAKAMFRTRAALREMAGSLIAISSKVLDNAETLEKLSNEVRENAHDNSATTEELSAGMEETAASTEEMTAAIHETLNNVRMISAKVKEGADVSGQITQRALELQHDAVTSTENAKQIYSSVRSEMQQAIEQSGAIHEINILADTILSITSQTNLLALNAAIEAARAGEAGRGFAVVAGEIRKLAEKSSETASGIQEVVKNVYASVEQMTRHSEAVLSFIDRNVLGDYERLTEVSQQYNEDASTINGLMNQFEEAADHLNETVSSIAIAVNEVAATVNEGAIGVQDIAEKTADIVEKTFHEATMADENTQSAKEMQQLVEKFII
- a CDS encoding bile acid:sodium symporter family protein encodes the protein MLGAVRRGLVSSNRVLERIMPLLTPAAIVVGVLNESLLLPLTWLVPWIFAGMTLIGSLKSNFRDLLAVLVKPQKLILLLVILHVVMPLIGWLAAMLFFPGDPYTVTGYVLLFAIPTGVVSVVWVSMHGGNIALTLALILIDTLLSPLIVPATLYVLMGASVQMDAGEMMRGLLWMVVLPSVAGMLLNQFSKGKISTACGPPLAPFVKVGLFTVVSINGASIARYLKHPDGKLVLIIAVTFVTVALGYVIGAFVSHRLHYDHESSVAVQFNSGMRNLSAGAVLAVRYFPPAVALPVISGMLFQQILAACSGMFIRSRVRRRQQQVRPVAVPTGASASPDSPGM
- a CDS encoding radical SAM protein is translated as MSTKYKALELDKPMTYELEGLEVGVTSNCNFRCDYCCAYNRNDGQTLDGKEVIRILEELPNLRRVRLSGGEVTLKFQDCVEIVAYCTSRGIQTQLNSNGSLLNEQRIGQLVDAGLTTIHISFNFTTAEGFSRYYNIHPSVYHKIRENITMFAKTNVNVVLETLLFNETQDHMQEISEHVYSMGVRTHEIQNSIIMGHTGWKAIAAREQLKNAVNELIARKPEDTTLYFTCMDRFMDAMGFEEQPGVYFPHCIEGMKQLHLHGNGDILISELCHPVIIGNIYNGTSLKDLYSNMPAPLSDYLEKRPCPALDALFPQGV
- a CDS encoding stalk domain-containing protein; this encodes MKHLAKIVLCVTISLGSLSALPASEVHAAPAGVSIMLDGYPLPFPVEPVMMNGTTMVPFRAISEALGIQVEWNQKARKITATRKDAAGSAPTVVVLTLGSKNAVVNGTGVKLAVAPQDIRGTTMLPLKFFSQQFGAAASWDQASKTVSITSPKRDMYTLGFYAQKAYSEVSLIPSFDAVAFGWARIDKNGQFTTTGKDFWWPEAAGEVTPESIVQNAAAGGTAPYLMIYSSDSSLELSKNLEDAQLQQQTIASIVDLASQKGFKGIGLDLEGLGLTGDKALVQSQYNAFVKNLSTAARAASLKLTVILHPLNSSYKGYDYKTLGTLADDLVIMAYAYEGETGPEPMNKVDESIRLALDQVSKEKLILGISVYSENEASVNAKIGLAKRYGLKGIAVWRLGIIGQPVLNRMGEAIEL